The following are encoded in a window of Geotrypetes seraphini chromosome 5, aGeoSer1.1, whole genome shotgun sequence genomic DNA:
- the LOC117361629 gene encoding cardiotrophin-2-like, with the protein MTPSASLWILFFMALCSSLHSVPIPATETIRQTYSLALLLQSNTSALLNTYLSYQGSPFSDPGFGSPFFKIEELPRAAITYRLWRGLSEEQRLTENYQAYTIYTEFFQLVLDDQRLLNPGQDALLGMLRKTKMGIEGLLNNLASIMGTAGYQIPMLPDPLMSASASISNFNRKVRGYVVCTEYRNWMERTVRDFTLLRDRYHE; encoded by the exons ATGACACCTTCTGCCT CCCTATGGATACTCTTCTTCATGGCCTTGTGCTCTTCCTTGCACTCTGTGCCCATTCCAGCTACCGAGACCATCAGACAAACGTACAGCCTGGCCCTCCTCCTCCAGAGTAATACCTCTGCACTACTGAACACCTAT CTAAGTTACCAGGGTAGTCCCTTCAGTGACCCAGGCTTCGGCTCCCCCTTCTTCAAGATTGAGGAGCTACCAAGAGCTGCCATTACGTACCGCCTTTGGCGTGGTCTGAGCGAAGAGCAGCGCCTGACAGAGAACTATCAGGCCTATACCATCTACACAGAATTCTTCCAGCTGGTTTTGGATGATCAGAGGCTCCTGAATCCAGGGCAAGATGCTTTGCTGGGCATGCTCAGAAAAACTAAAATGGGTATTGAAGGACTGCTGAATAATCTGGCTTCCATTATGGGTACGGCGGGCTACCAAATCCCCATGCTCCCTGATCCCTTGATGTCCGCCTCTGCCAGCATCTCCAACTTCAACCGGAAGGTCCGTGGCTATGTGGTATGCACAGAGTATAGGAACTGGATGGAAAGGACAGTGAGGGACTTCACACTACTACGAGATAGATATCATGAGTGA